The proteins below are encoded in one region of Hordeum vulgare subsp. vulgare chromosome 3H, MorexV3_pseudomolecules_assembly, whole genome shotgun sequence:
- the LOC123445600 gene encoding probable auxin efflux carrier component 3b, with the protein MCITLNRLCASRRRARRARRPPPPHHHRPLHRRRRPRRTPATASSGSCQINRFVAVFAVPLLSFKVIFGSNLYAMDLGFAAADTLQKLIVLAALAVWSRLPLPFAGLDWSVTLFSLATLPNTLLMGIPLLVGMYGRHAGDLMVQLVVLQCIIWYTLLLFLFEFRAARLLISGRFPAADVRVDPDVLSLDGSHAEAQAEVAPDGSMHVVVRWSTAFVSRRSLLNGAAAGMSSPARGSNLTGMEIYSVSSSRNHTPRGSSSFTHGDFSATTGGGGAPPTQPPQPHGVLRASSFGAADLFSLHSSRQHTPRPSASYDEHAPRGRSTTAVAPVDDPKDSMHMFDWSSGASEVSGLPVFRSGAKESSRRRAPSEVPSIYSDSSRCTPAHQSLPTPCFSPVAQHAPPLTTDLTCGSGLSEERLNELKRAVTNLGSF; encoded by the coding sequence ATGTGCATTACATTGAACAGGTTATGTGCGTCTCGTCGCAGAGCACGGAGAGCTCgaaggccgcctcctcctcatcatcatcggcctctgcatcgtcgccgtcgtcctcggcGCACTCCTGCCACAGCCAGTTCCGGCTCCTGCCAGATCAACCGCTTCGTCGCCGTCTTTGCCGTCCCGCTGCTCTCCTTCAAGGTCATCTTCGGCAGCAACCTCTACGCCATGGACCTCGGCTTCGCCGCCGCCGACACGCTGCAGAAGCTCATCGTCCTCGCCGCGCTCGCCGTATGGTCGCGCCTCCCGCTCCCCTTTGCCGGGCTCGACTGGTCCGTCACGCTCTTCTCCTTGGCGACGCTCCCCAACACGCTCCTCATGGGCATCCCGCTCCTTGTCGGCATGTACGGCCGCCACGCCGGCGACCTCATGGTGCAGCTCGTCGTGCTCCAGTGCATCATCTGGTACACTCTGCTGTTGTTCCTGTTCGAGTTCCGCGCCGCGCGCCTGCTCATCTCGGGGCGGTTCCCGGCCGCCGACGTGCGCGTCGACCCGGACGTCCTGTCGCTCGATGGCAGCCACGCCGAGGCGCAGGCCGAGGTCGCGCCCGACGGGAGCATGCACGTCGTCGTGCGCTGGTCCACGGCGTTTGTCTCCCGCCGCTCCCTCCTCAACGGCGCCGCGGCGGGGATGTCGTCGCCGGCGCGCGGGTCGAACCTGACCGGCATGGAGATCTACTCGGTGAGCTCGTCGCGGAACCACACGCCCAGGGGCTCCTCCAGCTTCACCCACGGCGACTTCTCCGCAACCACGGGAGGCGGCGGGGCTCCGCCTACTCAGCCGCCGCAGCCGCACGGCGTGCTGCGCGCGTCCAGCTTCGGCGCGGCTGACCTCTTCTCGCTGCACTCGTCGCGGCAACACACGCCGAGGCCGTCCGCCAGCTACGACGAGCACGCGCCGCGGGGCAGATCGACGACGGCCGTGGCGCCGGTCGACGACCCCAAGGACAGCATGCACATGTTCGACTGGAGCTCCGGCGCGTCCGAGGTGAGCGGCCTGCCGGTATTCCGCAGCGGCGCCAAGGAGAGCAGCCGCCGGCGTGCCCCCTCCGAGGTGCCGTCCATCTACTCCGACTCCTCCAGATGTACGCCCGCCCATCAGTCTCTCCCCACACCATGTTTTAGCCCAGTTGCCCAACACGCACCACCGTTAACGACCGACCTGACATGTGGGTCCGGCTTGTCAGAAGAACGATTAAACGAGCTAAAACGGGCAGTTACAAATCTTGGTAGTTTTTAG